GTAGAGGAACGCACCTTCGAACTCAAACGGGCGAATATGGAACTCGAAGGCCGCAATAAAGAGCTGTCGTCGTTTGCCTACATCTCAAGCCATGACCTGCAGGAGCCGCTGCGGAAAATCCAGACGTTTGTCAGCATCATCATCAAAACCGACCACGACAACCTGTCGGAAGCCGGACGCAGGAACTTCGAACGCATGCAAGTTGCCGCCAACCGGATGAAGACGCTGATTAACGACCTCCTCACCTACTCAAGGGCCAATAACGGTGAAAAAGTCTTCGAGCCCACCCACCTCAACACGATACTGGGCGAAATAACGGCGGAACTATCCGATGCGGTCGAGGCGAAAAACGCCCGTATCCTGATAGACGATCTTCCTGTGGTAAACGGCATCCCCTTCCAGTTACGGCAGCTGTTCATCAACCTGGTATCGAACGCGCTGAAATTCACCCGCCCCGAAGTGCCTCCTGTCATCCGGATTACGTCCGAATCGGTCAACGGGAAAGACCTTACACACGAAAAAGCGGATCCGGGTCGCCGCTACGTACACCTCGCGGTAGCCGACAATGGCATCGGGTTCGAACCGGAATATGCGACGAAGATCTTCGAAGTATTCCAGCGCCTCCACTCCCGTGGCGATTATGAAGGCACCGGTATCGGCCTCGCCATCTGCAACAAAATCGTCGAAAACCACGAGGGCATCCTCTATGCGGAATCGCAACCCGGAGAGGGCGCGACGTTCCACATTTACCTACCTTTGCCGGCATGATGCGATGGTGTTTGTTTGTATGGGGATGGATGTCGGTAGCCGCTTTTGGCCAAACCGTCACCGGGAAAGTGATAGAAGCGGGTTCGGGCGCGCCGGTACCCTATACCAGTATTGGGGTCGTCGGACGCAATATCGGAACGGTTTCCGGTAGCGACGGATCGTTTTCGCTCTCCCTTCCGGAAGGCGTCGACGGCACGCTACGGATTTCCGCCTTGGGATATGTATCGTTCGAAGCATCGGTAGCCGACTTCCGCAAACGCGGTGACAACACCATTATCCAACTAAAACCCGATGTAAAAGCGCTCCGGGAAGTGACCGTACGCCACTTCGCGAACGCCGACGAGTGGGGCAACACGCGCATTTCTCGAAAAGAGAAGGTCGACGCCGGTTTCGTCAACAACAAACTAGGCAATGAACTCGGTATGGTCATCAAAGCACGGCAAAAACCCGTCAAACTGATGAAGTTCAAGGCCCAGGTCGCCTATAACCGGTATGAAGAAATGCGGTTCCGCCTGAATGTGTATGCCATGAAAGACGGCCTGCCGGGCGAATCATTGCTGACCGACAACATCATCGTAACAAGTACCATCCGCAAGGGCGTATTGGAAGTCGATTTATCGGATTACGGCATCGTGGCGGAAGGGGATTTCTTTATCTCCCTGGAATGGATTGAGGACTTGGGAGAAGGCGGACTCCACTTTTACGCCGATTATTCCGGACCCAAAATCATCACCCGGGCCGCCGCACAGGGCAAATGGAACGAACAGGACGACCTGAGTTTCGCCTTTACCGTTTCGGTGCGCTATTAGCTTTTACCGGATATATCCCGATGGTGTGATTCGCCAACCGATAATCGGACGGCTGCGCATGCCCGTCCAGGCGGAAGGTAATCGCCGACGAGGCTTCCTTAGGCATGTGGCATTCTACACATTGCGCTACGAGCGTTTTGGCATCGCGCGAAGCGGCCGTTCCGGTCTGGTGTTTGACGCCCGTGTGACATTGCAGGCAGACGTTTCCGAAAAAGGCCGGATCGTGTGAACTGTCGCCGTGCGAATCATGGCAGGAAACACACGTCATCTTCCCACTTCCCTGAAAACAGGCGCTCTTCGACAAAGCCGCATACTGGTTGCCATGTACATCGTATTTTTCCTTGGGGATGATGCGGTAATAGTCTTCCAACACATCGCCCGGCCGGAAATCGAAAGGGGTTTTCACCCGTGCACCGTCCACACCCGAGTGGCAAATGGCACAGGCATCGTTTTGTTGTTTGGGTGTAAGGGAGGCAAAAGACGTCATAAACCGGGCCGACTTCAGGTTCGGATGCTCCCGATGTGCCTCCACATGCTGTTGGGCAGGGCCATGGCAGCGTTCACAGTCGATGCCCAACACCAACGCCTGCGGGTCAATGAAATCCTGGGCGTCGTAGTCGGCGAAACCACCCGCTCCGGTGCGGGGATGTGCGGCGGCGAAAGAGGCGTGGCACGTATAGCAGTCTTTGGGAATCTTGCGGTCGAAGTAGGCGCCCACGGGTTCAAATCCCGGACTCATGCCCCATGCACCGGCATCTTTGTAATACGACACCGGCAATTCATAGGTGTTGTGATCGCGCCAGTAGGCAGACGTTTGGGCGTGCCTGGAACCGAAGACCACCGCAACCGGATACGCTTTTTTCTCCACCCGGTTTTGGTAGACGACGTGGTAAACGCTATCGCCGCGCTGTTCGACCTTCACGACGGTGCCGTTGCCGAAATCGAATCCGGTTTTTCCACCCAGGCCCAGCACCTGATCGGGATTTCCGGGCGCTGTGGCAAGCCAGTGCGCCGTTTGCGTATACTGTTGGTGAATGTCAGCGTGGCATTCCACACACGACGCACTGCCCGCGAACTCCGGTCCGCGCGGGTCATAGTAGTCGGGTTCACGGTTACAGGAAAAGGCACACGCTGCCGCGATGCTGAAGAGCCACCACTTTTTCATCCCCTAAATATAGGAGTTTCCGGTTGTATGTCAGTCGGCCCGCGTCAGGCGAAACACGTGCAGGCCGTCTTCAAAATCGTAGCGCAACACCAAACCGCTCGCGTTCGCGATCTCAGCCGCAATGGAAAGCCCGAGGCCAATCGAGTCTTTGACCTCCGCATTCTTATTGAAGCGTTTGAAGAGTCCTTCTTTCCGCAGCGCTACGGACGGCCCGGTATTGGCGATCTGGAAAAGGTTTTCCTCGACCGTTACGTCAATCGAACCGCCCGGATAGTTATACCGGATGGCATTTTGCACGAGGTTATTGACGAGCACCAGGCACAGGTCGGCATTGGCCGTCAATTGGAAATCGCCTTTTTCTTCCACTTTAAGGGAGAGTCCTTTCTCTTTCAGGTGGTCATCGAACAGGGCGAGCGCGCTCTTTATTTTCTTTAGGAAGGAAACCCCGTCCGAAGCCGGAAACTGCTTGTTTTCGATCCGCGTCAGCAAAATAAGCGAACGGCTCATCCGGATGAGTTTCGAGCACGCATCATCGATACTGGCCACGAGGGGTGCCATCTTGTCGGTGAGGTCGGGCGACTGGATCAGGATATCGATTTTTGACTTGATTACCGCCAACGGCGTTTGGATTTCATGTGAAACCGCTTCCGAAAACTTTTTCTGGCGGCCATAATCGGCTACCATCGTCTGCATCATTTGCTCGAGTGAAGCGTTCAGTTCTTTGAACTCCGTAATCTTGCTGTCGACAAAGACCGGTGTTTCGCCTTCACTCGCCCGGAAACCGCGAAGGTTGTCGAGCGCGCGGTAGAACGGTCGCCAGAGCCATTGTGAGGTATAGTAATTCAGGATGAAATAAATTCCGCAGAGAAACAACAGCACCGTCAGCACCGCCGCGGAAATGCCCAGCACCAATTGACCCGACTGCATCGTCGTGCGCCATACCTTGATGCGATAGCCCTGGTTTCGGATGTTGACGTCGGCCGTGATCATCCGGTTGACGTTCAGTTCGTCTTCACCCGGATCGGCCGGATCGGCAATCAACGTATCGGAAAAGGTGACGGTGGGCTCCTCCACCTTGGGTATCCGGCGCACATAGGCTTCGCCGCTGCGTAGAAGAGAATGTAACGAAGCGGTATCCTTCCTTTTTATCAGTCCTTCCACCTGGTGCCGCACGTGACCGAGCAAAAGGTCGCTGTTTTCCCGTATTTCCTCCGTCGCAATTTTATAGCAGACGAAGCCCGAAATGATCATCACCGGGATGCCCGACACAAGGTAATACAGACTGGTGCGCGTTACGAGTTTCATTCGGTTGCCTTAAACGTGTATCCCAGGCCGTACACGGTATGTATATAATCCGTACAGCCCTGTTGCAGCAATTTCTTCCGCAGGTTCTTCACGTGGTTATAAAGGAAATCAAAATTGTCGAGTCCGTCGGCATAATCACCCCAAATGTGCTCCGCCAGTGAACTTTTGCTCAGCACCCGGTTCTTGTTGGCGATGAAATACATCAAAAGTTCATACTCTTTACCGGTAAGCGTGATGTTTTTGTGGTGCACCATCACCGTTCGTTCGGCGGGCACTACCGTGATTTCGTTGA
This genomic interval from Flavobacterium sp. HJ-32-4 contains the following:
- a CDS encoding carboxypeptidase-like regulatory domain-containing protein, giving the protein MMRWCLFVWGWMSVAAFGQTVTGKVIEAGSGAPVPYTSIGVVGRNIGTVSGSDGSFSLSLPEGVDGTLRISALGYVSFEASVADFRKRGDNTIIQLKPDVKALREVTVRHFANADEWGNTRISRKEKVDAGFVNNKLGNELGMVIKARQKPVKLMKFKAQVAYNRYEEMRFRLNVYAMKDGLPGESLLTDNIIVTSTIRKGVLEVDLSDYGIVAEGDFFISLEWIEDLGEGGLHFYADYSGPKIITRAAAQGKWNEQDDLSFAFTVSVRY
- a CDS encoding sensor histidine kinase KdpD; translation: MKLVTRTSLYYLVSGIPVMIISGFVCYKIATEEIRENSDLLLGHVRHQVEGLIKRKDTASLHSLLRSGEAYVRRIPKVEEPTVTFSDTLIADPADPGEDELNVNRMITADVNIRNQGYRIKVWRTTMQSGQLVLGISAAVLTVLLFLCGIYFILNYYTSQWLWRPFYRALDNLRGFRASEGETPVFVDSKITEFKELNASLEQMMQTMVADYGRQKKFSEAVSHEIQTPLAVIKSKIDILIQSPDLTDKMAPLVASIDDACSKLIRMSRSLILLTRIENKQFPASDGVSFLKKIKSALALFDDHLKEKGLSLKVEEKGDFQLTANADLCLVLVNNLVQNAIRYNYPGGSIDVTVEENLFQIANTGPSVALRKEGLFKRFNKNAEVKDSIGLGLSIAAEIANASGLVLRYDFEDGLHVFRLTRAD